One Companilactobacillus heilongjiangensis genomic window, GACTCTCCAATTGATCGGCAATTGTGGAAGCATTGTCTTGTAATTGATAGTAGGCACCATTGACTGAGTCATACAATTCCTTATATGAGTCATCATAATCCATAATATCTTCCAATTGATCACGGACATTCCCCAATGAATCGACTACTCCAGTATTGTTCTCAGACAAGCCACGGTAACTCTCTTGCAAAGCTGAACTGATTTTTTCAAAGTTAGACAACTGATTCTTTTCGTCCTCTAACTTATCATCTTCTCCAGCAACAACTTTGGCACTATCAATATCTTCAATTTGAAACTTCAACATATCAATACGTTGAGCTAAATTTTGTGAATTTTTCTGAATCGTACGTAAACGACTTCTTTTATCTTGATACTCTGTAAAGAGCTGTTGATATTTAGCAAGTTCAATCTGAAAATCATCGTCAGCAAAACGGTCCAAAATATTGATATGATTATCTTCATCTAAAAGTTCTTGTTGCTGATTTTGACCATGAATTTCAACCAAAAACTTTCCAACTTGACGTAACACATTAGTTTTAACCAACTCATTGTTGATACGACAGACATTTCGACCTTTACGGTTGATCTCACGCTTGATAATTAGTTGATTATCTTCATGGGCAATTCCATATTCGTCCAAGATAGCAAAAAGAGGACTACTTGATTTCACTTCAAATAGTCCCTGCACATTGAGTTGCTCTTGTCCTGTTCTAATAAAATCAATTGACGATCTACTGCCGACTAGTAGGCCCAAAGCATCGATAATGATTGACTTACCTGCACCAGTTTCCCCAGTCAAAGCAGTCATTCCGCCATGAAAATCAACTTGCAATTTATTGATAATCGCAAAGTTATTGATTATTAATTTTTTTAGCATTATTTCACCTATCTAGAGATTAAAAGTTTTCCGTTTCCAGAGCTGAGAGTATTCATCTGTTGCGCGGAACGGCCCGAGCCAAAGTTCGGTCTCGAACCTCGGTTGAAGCCTTTCCACAGACCGGAAAGTCTCCAACTCGCCCGGTGGTGTAATGGCTAAAGCCATAACGCCACTTTCGCTGCTGATGAATACTCTCAGCTCTTCCAACTAGTTTTTTTTAGTTAAAATAAATGATCATATGAAAACTTCTGACCCATCAAAATTACGATATTAGTTGATAATTTATCACAAATATTTCTTAGTCTAAAACTGATTGAACATAAATACATTTGAACATTTTTACACTCAATTAATAACAGTTAACTAGTCGGAAGAACTGGGAAATATTTGTGTGCCGTGGTAGTGATATAAGGATGGGAGATTCCTCCCGTCCTTATATCACCGGACGTGTTTGGAGACTTGACGAACTGTGTCAAGGCTTCAAACCGAGGTTCGAGACCGCACTTTGGCTCGGGCCGTTCCGCACAGCTTGTGAATATTTCCCAGTTCTGTAGACGGAATATTTCAACTATTTGTTAAGACTTGAGTATGCTGCTTCCATGGTCTTTTCAACGGAAACGTTCTCTAAAATTTCACCTGGTTGTTCTGTTTCTGGTTTTTGAATATGCATCAAGAATTCGATGTTACCTTCGCCACCTTTGATTGGTGAGAAGTCTAAGCCTGAAACGATAAAACCGGCGTTTTTAGCAAAGTTAGTAATCTTTTCCAAAACCATTTGGTGAACTTTGTGATCTCTGACAATACCATGTTTACCAACGTTTTCAGGACCAGCTTCAAATTGAGGTTTGATCAAACAAACTGCATCTGAACCTGGCAAAATGATGTTAAACATTGGTGGCAAAATTAGCTCCAAAGAAATAAATGAAACATCGGTCATCGCAAATTGTGGCAAGCCTTCATGAAAGTCTTCTGGCTTGCTGTAACGGAAGTTGACACGTTCCATAACTACAACTCGTTCATCTTGACGGAGTTTCCAAGCTAGTTGGTTATAACCGACATCTAAGGCATAAACTTTTGTAGCGCCATTTTGTAAGGCCACATCAGTAAAACCACCTGTTGATGAACCGATATCTAGACAGATACGATCCTTCAAGTCGATATCAAACGACTTCAGAGCTTTCTCTAGCTTATAACCACCACGGCTAACGTACTTGCTGTGGGCATTCTTTGCTAAATGAAAGACAGTATCAGCCGCAACTTTTTCGCCGGGTTTGTCATAACGAAGGTTGTCTTGATTGTAGACTTCCCCTGCCATTACCGAGCGCTTAGCTTGTTCTCTCGATTCAAATAAATTTTGTTGAACTAGTAAAACATCAATTCTCTCTTTTGCCAATATATGTCACCTATTCTTTAAAATAATCCAAAAAGCTTACCAATAAGTTTTTATCGAATTCTTTTTCCTTTAAAACTGCATTTAAAGCATCTTTGACAAGATCCTTCAGTTTAGCTTGCGTAGCTTCTTTTCCAATTAAGTTTGGAAAAGTATTCTTATCGGTATCTTCACCATCGTCAGCGTCATTCAAATCATCTTTGAGCTGGAAAGCTAAACCGATATCATTAGCATATTGTACCAGATTTTTCGATAACTCGTGACCAGCAGAAAATGCACCAATCGTCACTGCCGCTGTAATTAAATCAGCGGTTTTTTGTTTGTGTAAAGTTGTCAATTCGTCTTCGTTCAATAACTTGTCTTCCATAGTGATGTCAGTCATTTGACCGGCTACCATCCCCATTGGACCAGCATTATGAGCTAAGATTCTGACAGCTGCCATCCGCTTATCTGTACTGAGATTAGACTTGGCAATCCAGTAGAAAGCTTGTGTCAACAACCCATCACCAGCTAAAACGGCTGGCCCAACGCCAAACTTTTTGT contains:
- the recN gene encoding DNA repair protein RecN codes for the protein MLKKLIINNFAIINKLQVDFHGGMTALTGETGAGKSIIIDALGLLVGSRSSIDFIRTGQEQLNVQGLFEVKSSSPLFAILDEYGIAHEDNQLIIKREINRKGRNVCRINNELVKTNVLRQVGKFLVEIHGQNQQQELLDEDNHINILDRFADDDFQIELAKYQQLFTEYQDKRSRLRTIQKNSQNLAQRIDMLKFQIEDIDSAKVVAGEDDKLEDEKNQLSNFEKISSALQESYRGLSENNTGVVDSLGNVRDQLEDIMDYDDSYKELYDSVNGAYYQLQDNASTIADQLESLDFDENRLDNIQKRLITLDSLKKKYGPTLDEVIDFGKNAHHELSEIDIDDNTESKLEQEINEMQETLTDLGKTLSKQRHKTATTLEKSINHQLKDLYMPNAKFGVTFAALEEESPSINGIDQIRFDLKTNVGEDFKPLVKVASGGELSRVILAFEAIIAEKMNVETIVFDEIDTGVSGRVAQAIGDKIYKVSQFLQVLCITHLPQVAAMSQRQFEIKKETVKDKTETRVSLLNDLQRVDAISLMLAGTKVTDLTRQHAQELLELAQGEQKRLD
- a CDS encoding TlyA family RNA methyltransferase, with amino-acid sequence MAKERIDVLLVQQNLFESREQAKRSVMAGEVYNQDNLRYDKPGEKVAADTVFHLAKNAHSKYVSRGGYKLEKALKSFDIDLKDRICLDIGSSTGGFTDVALQNGATKVYALDVGYNQLAWKLRQDERVVVMERVNFRYSKPEDFHEGLPQFAMTDVSFISLELILPPMFNIILPGSDAVCLIKPQFEAGPENVGKHGIVRDHKVHQMVLEKITNFAKNAGFIVSGLDFSPIKGGEGNIEFLMHIQKPETEQPGEILENVSVEKTMEAAYSSLNK
- a CDS encoding polyprenyl synthetase family protein → MEIKNFQEFCEQVLPDFNKFLNNRLNAEIKQTTLRDAMLYSLDAGGKRVRPMLFLAVAYSCGVKPEDLPKYFDIAGAIELVHTYSLIHDDLPEMDDSDYRRGKLANHKKFGVGPAVLAGDGLLTQAFYWIAKSNLSTDKRMAAVRILAHNAGPMGMVAGQMTDITMEDKLLNEDELTTLHKQKTADLITAAVTIGAFSAGHELSKNLVQYANDIGLAFQLKDDLNDADDGEDTDKNTFPNLIGKEATQAKLKDLVKDALNAVLKEKEFDKNLLVSFLDYFKE